A genomic segment from Thermotoga neapolitana DSM 4359 encodes:
- the uxaE gene encoding D-tagaturonate epimerase UxaE translates to MVLKVFKDHFGRGYEVYEKSYREKDSLSFFLTKGEEGKILVVAGEKAPEGLSFFKKQRVEGVSFFFCERNHENLEVLRKYFPDLKPVRAGLRASFGTGDRLGITTPAHVRALKDSGLFPIFAQQSVRENERTGRTWRDVLDDATWGVFQEGYSEGFGADADHVKRPEDLVSAAREGFTMFTIDPSDHVRNLSKLSEREKNEMFEEILKKERIDRIYLGKKYTVLGERLEFDEKNLRDAALVYYDAIAHVDMMYQILKDETPDFDFEVSVDETETPTSPLFHIFVVEELRRRGVEFTNLALRFIGEWEKGIDYKGDLAQFEREIKMHAEIARMFEGYKISLHSGSDKFSVYPAFASATGGLFHVKTAGTSYLEAVKVISMVNPELFREIYRCALDHFEEDRKSYHISADLSKVPEVEKVKDEDLPGLFEDINVRQLIHVTYGSVLKDASLKERLFKTLEQNEELFYETVAKHIKRHVDLLKG, encoded by the coding sequence ATGGTCTTGAAAGTGTTCAAAGATCACTTTGGAAGGGGATACGAAGTTTACGAAAAGTCTTATAGAGAAAAGGATTCTCTCTCTTTCTTCTTGACAAAGGGAGAGGAAGGAAAAATTCTGGTAGTGGCTGGAGAAAAGGCACCTGAGGGTCTGTCGTTTTTCAAAAAACAGCGGGTGGAGGGTGTTTCGTTCTTTTTCTGTGAGAGAAATCATGAGAACTTGGAAGTTCTCAGAAAATACTTTCCAGATCTCAAACCAGTTCGAGCGGGATTGAGAGCGTCTTTTGGAACAGGTGACAGACTCGGTATCACCACACCGGCTCACGTGAGGGCGTTGAAGGATTCAGGGCTTTTTCCCATCTTTGCGCAGCAGTCGGTGAGGGAGAACGAGAGAACGGGAAGGACCTGGAGAGATGTGCTGGACGATGCCACATGGGGAGTTTTCCAGGAGGGATACAGTGAGGGATTCGGAGCAGACGCCGATCACGTGAAGCGGCCGGAGGATCTTGTTTCGGCTGCAAGGGAAGGTTTCACCATGTTCACAATCGATCCTTCGGATCATGTGAGGAATCTTTCAAAACTCAGTGAAAGAGAAAAGAACGAGATGTTCGAGGAAATACTGAAAAAAGAGCGAATCGACAGGATCTATCTTGGGAAAAAATACACCGTCCTCGGTGAAAGACTGGAGTTCGACGAGAAAAATTTGAGGGATGCTGCTCTGGTGTACTATGATGCGATCGCCCACGTGGATATGATGTATCAAATTTTGAAAGACGAAACCCCGGATTTCGACTTCGAAGTGTCAGTTGACGAAACAGAAACTCCCACGAGTCCTCTCTTCCACATTTTCGTTGTGGAAGAACTCAGACGAAGAGGTGTGGAGTTCACCAATCTTGCCCTGAGATTCATCGGCGAATGGGAAAAGGGAATAGATTACAAGGGGGATCTTGCACAGTTCGAGAGAGAAATCAAAATGCACGCAGAAATCGCAAGGATGTTCGAAGGATACAAAATATCACTCCACTCTGGAAGCGACAAATTTTCCGTGTATCCTGCTTTTGCTTCCGCGACAGGAGGCCTTTTCCACGTGAAGACAGCCGGAACGAGTTATCTTGAGGCGGTGAAGGTCATATCCATGGTCAACCCGGAGCTCTTCCGGGAGATCTACAGGTGTGCTCTCGATCACTTTGAGGAAGACAGAAAGTCCTATCACATATCTGCGGATCTGTCGAAAGTTCCGGAAGTAGAGAAAGTGAAAGATGAAGATCTTCCAGGTCTTTTTGAAGACATCAACGTGAGACAGTTGATCCATGTCACCTATGGCTCTGTTCTGAAAGATGCATCTTTGAAAGAACGGCTGTTTAAGACGCTTGAACAAAATGAGGAACTCTTCTACGAGACCGTGGCAAAACATATAAAAAGGCACGTAGACCTGTTGAAGGGGTGA
- the hydF gene encoding [FeFe] hydrogenase H-cluster maturation GTPase HydF, with translation MRLPDAGFRRYIVVAGRRNVGKSSFMNALVGQNVSIVSDYAGTTTDPVYKSMELHPIGPVTLVDTPGLDDVGELGRLRVEKARRVFYRADCGILVTDSAPTPYEDDVVNLFKEMEIPFVVVVNKIDVLGEKAEELKGLYESRYEAKVLLVSALQKKGFDDIGKTISEILPGDEEIPYLGDLIDGGDLVILVVPIDLGAPKGRLIMPQVHAIREALDREAIALVVKERELRYVMENIGMKPKLVITDSQVVMKVASDVPEDVELTTFSIVESRYRGDLAYFVESVRKIEELEDGDTVVIMEGCTHRPLTEDIGRVKIPRWLVNHTGAQLNFKVIAGKDFPDLEEIENAKLIIHCGGCILNRSAMMRRVRMAKRLGIPMTNYGVTISYLHGVLERAIRPFREEVRV, from the coding sequence GTGAGACTGCCGGACGCCGGTTTCAGAAGATACATCGTTGTTGCGGGAAGAAGGAACGTTGGAAAATCCTCTTTCATGAACGCCTTAGTTGGTCAGAACGTGTCCATCGTGAGCGATTATGCGGGAACAACGACCGATCCCGTCTACAAATCCATGGAACTTCATCCTATCGGTCCCGTCACCCTCGTGGACACCCCTGGACTCGACGACGTGGGAGAACTTGGAAGACTGAGGGTAGAGAAGGCAAGGAGGGTGTTCTACAGGGCAGATTGTGGAATTCTCGTGACAGACAGCGCACCAACTCCCTACGAAGACGACGTTGTCAATCTTTTCAAAGAGATGGAAATTCCCTTCGTAGTTGTCGTAAACAAAATCGACGTTCTTGGAGAAAAGGCCGAAGAGCTGAAGGGACTCTACGAAAGCCGTTACGAAGCGAAAGTACTCCTTGTCTCGGCTTTGCAGAAAAAGGGATTCGACGATATCGGGAAGACCATCTCCGAAATTCTTCCGGGTGATGAAGAGATTCCTTACCTCGGTGATCTGATAGATGGCGGCGATCTTGTGATCCTCGTGGTCCCTATAGATCTCGGTGCTCCAAAGGGGAGGCTCATCATGCCTCAGGTCCACGCGATCAGGGAAGCCCTCGACAGAGAAGCCATCGCCCTCGTGGTGAAGGAAAGAGAGCTCAGGTACGTGATGGAAAACATAGGGATGAAACCAAAACTCGTCATCACAGACTCTCAGGTGGTAATGAAAGTAGCGTCTGATGTCCCGGAAGACGTGGAACTCACCACCTTTTCCATTGTGGAGTCACGATATCGAGGCGATCTGGCCTACTTTGTGGAAAGCGTGAGAAAGATAGAAGAGCTGGAAGACGGAGACACTGTTGTCATCATGGAAGGCTGCACCCACAGACCTCTCACCGAAGACATCGGAAGGGTGAAGATCCCAAGGTGGCTCGTGAACCACACGGGAGCGCAGCTCAACTTCAAGGTCATAGCCGGAAAAGATTTTCCTGATCTTGAGGAAATAGAAAACGCAAAACTTATCATCCACTGCGGTGGATGTATTCTGAACCGTTCAGCGATGATGAGAAGGGTGAGGATGGCAAAAAGGCTCGGTATACCGATGACGAACTACGGTGTGACCATCTCTTACCTTCACGGTGTGCTAGAGCGGGCGATTCGTCCATTCAGGGAGGAAGTGAGGGTTTGA
- a CDS encoding GntR family transcriptional regulator, with protein sequence MKKIEVDLVRTKVYNLLKEMILNHELKLGEKLNVRELSEKLGISFTPVRDALLQLATEGLVKVVPRVGFFVTDVDEKFIRETIETRIMMEVFCLENYFDKIAGSEELLEIKGEIDDVEKSAKREIFDDSDERLHKLFIRASGNDLIISLYEKIWDRIDLVRHLNERYVVSNREHKELIERIISGDKEGAIEKLKEHLKNVEAETIKNLYTYERS encoded by the coding sequence ATGAAAAAAATCGAAGTGGACCTCGTGAGAACGAAGGTCTACAATCTTCTCAAAGAAATGATACTGAACCACGAATTGAAGCTTGGAGAGAAACTAAACGTGAGAGAACTCTCCGAAAAACTTGGTATCAGCTTTACTCCTGTGCGGGATGCCCTTCTCCAGCTTGCAACTGAGGGTCTTGTGAAGGTGGTTCCAAGGGTTGGTTTTTTTGTAACCGACGTCGATGAGAAATTCATAAGAGAAACCATAGAAACGAGAATCATGATGGAAGTCTTCTGTCTTGAAAATTACTTCGATAAAATTGCTGGTTCCGAAGAACTTTTAGAGATAAAGGGAGAAATCGATGATGTGGAGAAAAGTGCAAAGAGAGAGATTTTCGACGATTCCGATGAAAGACTGCACAAACTCTTTATCAGAGCCTCAGGGAATGATCTCATCATATCTTTGTATGAAAAGATATGGGATCGTATAGACCTCGTAAGGCATCTGAACGAAAGATACGTCGTTTCGAACAGAGAACACAAAGAACTCATAGAGAGAATCATCAGCGGCGATAAAGAAGGCGCTATAGAAAAGTTGAAAGAACACTTGAAAAATGTGGAGGCGGAGACCATAAAGAACCTGTACACATATGAAAGGAGTTGA
- a CDS encoding lactate racemase domain-containing protein produces MTVYLEGNPLTEEKIKEGLAKLVSDLERVKKVLVVHTDYTRVDFTHLIAKNLYRLLLEKGMEEFHTLNASGTHRAMKVEEFERKLGISRDEKGVFFHNHEFFNPEALTLVGTLPSDFVSEMTEGDLEEEIPIKVNKLLFGDFDAIFFINGTVPHESTGFSGGLKIVIPGVASTEVVDTFHWAAVLMGIPKLIGTVDNPARKIINRASEMIFRKIKARSFTLNMVYEEEEEVIPRALYIDEGFEGFLKAYEKACELSSQLHVKYIDRPLKRAVQVIGEEYDEVWTAGKGSYKLQRPGVMVKGGQIIIYAPHIKRFHSNPQMDRWIREIGYHCKDYVKWYLKKHPDFNKNVAAHVINVRGAGTFDPETGKEEFEFDVILATSIPEDECRAVNLGYMDPSKIRKEDFMDEDSLWIVPGGKYLYDLRERRR; encoded by the coding sequence ATGACGGTGTATCTGGAAGGAAATCCACTCACCGAGGAAAAGATAAAGGAAGGACTTGCAAAGCTTGTGAGCGACCTTGAAAGGGTGAAAAAGGTCCTGGTTGTTCACACGGATTATACCCGTGTGGATTTCACCCACCTGATCGCAAAAAATCTCTACAGACTGCTTCTGGAAAAAGGTATGGAGGAGTTTCACACGCTCAACGCGAGTGGCACGCACAGGGCGATGAAGGTGGAAGAGTTCGAAAGAAAACTCGGTATCTCAAGGGACGAAAAAGGAGTGTTCTTCCACAACCACGAGTTCTTCAATCCAGAGGCCTTAACGCTTGTTGGAACGCTTCCTTCTGATTTTGTCTCCGAAATGACAGAAGGGGATCTGGAAGAGGAGATACCGATAAAGGTGAATAAACTGCTCTTTGGAGACTTCGATGCGATCTTTTTCATAAACGGTACCGTTCCTCATGAATCAACGGGCTTTTCGGGTGGGTTGAAGATCGTCATTCCTGGTGTTGCCAGCACGGAGGTGGTGGATACCTTCCACTGGGCCGCCGTACTCATGGGCATTCCAAAGCTCATAGGCACGGTGGACAATCCTGCGCGGAAGATCATAAACAGAGCATCGGAGATGATCTTTCGAAAGATCAAAGCAAGATCCTTCACCCTGAACATGGTGTACGAGGAAGAGGAAGAGGTGATTCCAAGGGCTCTCTACATAGACGAAGGATTCGAGGGCTTTCTGAAAGCGTACGAAAAGGCGTGTGAACTCAGTTCTCAACTCCATGTTAAGTACATAGACCGCCCCCTCAAAAGAGCTGTCCAGGTGATTGGAGAAGAATACGACGAGGTCTGGACCGCCGGAAAGGGTTCTTACAAACTCCAAAGGCCCGGTGTGATGGTAAAAGGTGGACAGATCATCATCTACGCACCTCATATAAAGAGATTTCACTCCAATCCTCAAATGGACAGATGGATCAGGGAGATAGGATATCACTGCAAAGACTACGTGAAGTGGTATCTGAAAAAGCATCCCGACTTCAACAAAAACGTTGCAGCGCATGTGATCAACGTGAGGGGAGCTGGAACGTTCGATCCAGAAACGGGTAAAGAGGAGTTCGAATTCGATGTGATTCTCGCTACCTCCATTCCTGAAGACGAGTGCAGAGCGGTGAACCTGGGCTACATGGACCCCTCGAAGATAAGAAAGGAAGATTTCATGGACGAGGATTCCCTCTGGATAGTGCCGGGAGGAAAGTATCTCTACGATCTGAGGGAGAGGAGAAGATGA
- a CDS encoding aspartate ammonia-lyase — protein sequence MRKERDYLGELEIEDDAYYGIHTRRALMNFPPTGERLDETFIWAYFMVKKACALLNTELGYLDEQIGNAIVKACDEWETLKEHVLMDPLSGGAGTSINMNINEVIANRATEILGGKKGEYLVDPIDHVNLHQSTNDTFPTSAKIATIVKLRKLIEAVINLQEKIQEKEKEFYSIRKPGRTQLMDGPPIMLGQEFGAFADALARDRWRLHKVEERIRSVNIGGTAIGTGVGAPKDYILKIVEKVREVTKVKIAKAENLIDATQNWDVFAEVHGLLKSLAVNLYKISNDIRLLGSGPNTAIGELILPAVQAGSSIMPGKVNPVVPEYVMQLCHMVFGHDTILNHTCALGNLELNQFAPLIVHLTLKSLTLLTNACRSLTEYVVNIKANEKRCEEHLSRSVSNLTPLIKMFGYEAVSEAVKRANWDIGKTLEILSREKNVPIDEIAKKLDLKKMTGLGYSL from the coding sequence TTGAGAAAAGAAAGAGACTATCTCGGAGAACTGGAGATAGAAGACGACGCTTACTATGGAATACACACCAGGCGAGCCCTGATGAACTTTCCACCAACTGGCGAAAGGCTCGACGAAACGTTCATCTGGGCGTACTTCATGGTGAAAAAAGCCTGCGCTCTTCTCAACACCGAACTCGGATACCTGGACGAGCAAATAGGAAACGCCATTGTAAAGGCATGCGATGAATGGGAAACGTTGAAAGAACACGTTCTGATGGATCCCCTCTCGGGTGGAGCTGGAACGTCGATAAACATGAACATAAACGAAGTGATAGCAAACAGGGCAACAGAGATACTCGGTGGAAAGAAAGGAGAATACCTCGTCGATCCCATAGATCACGTGAACTTGCACCAGTCAACGAACGACACCTTTCCAACGAGTGCGAAGATCGCCACCATCGTGAAACTGAGAAAACTCATAGAAGCGGTGATAAATCTTCAGGAGAAGATCCAGGAGAAAGAGAAGGAGTTCTACTCCATCAGAAAACCGGGAAGAACCCAGCTCATGGATGGTCCACCGATCATGCTTGGACAGGAGTTCGGTGCCTTCGCCGATGCCCTCGCAAGGGACAGATGGAGGCTCCACAAGGTCGAAGAGAGAATAAGAAGCGTGAACATTGGGGGAACAGCGATCGGAACTGGAGTTGGGGCACCGAAAGATTACATCTTGAAGATCGTGGAAAAAGTAAGAGAAGTAACGAAGGTGAAGATCGCCAAGGCGGAAAACCTCATAGACGCAACCCAAAACTGGGATGTCTTTGCGGAGGTTCACGGTCTTTTAAAATCCCTTGCGGTGAATCTCTACAAGATCTCAAACGATATCAGACTCCTTGGAAGTGGGCCAAACACGGCGATAGGTGAACTCATTTTGCCGGCGGTTCAGGCGGGAAGTTCCATCATGCCGGGAAAGGTGAATCCGGTTGTTCCAGAGTATGTGATGCAGCTCTGCCACATGGTCTTCGGTCACGACACGATACTGAACCACACATGTGCACTCGGAAACCTCGAACTCAACCAGTTCGCCCCACTCATAGTTCATCTCACACTCAAGTCCCTCACACTTCTCACAAACGCCTGTCGCTCCCTGACGGAATACGTGGTGAACATAAAGGCAAACGAAAAGCGGTGTGAGGAACATCTCTCACGTTCTGTGTCGAACCTCACACCGCTGATAAAGATGTTCGGTTACGAGGCCGTCTCAGAAGCGGTGAAGAGGGCAAACTGGGATATCGGAAAGACTCTGGAAATTCTCTCTCGGGAAAAGAACGTTCCGATCGACGAAATAGCAAAAAAACTGGATCTGAAGAAGATGACCGGTCTTGGTTACTCCCTGTAG
- a CDS encoding SDR family oxidoreductase, with protein MFDLRGRVALVTGGSRGLGFGIAQGLAEAGCSVVVASRNLEEASEAAQKLTEKYGVETMAFRCDVSNYEEVKKLLEAVKEKFGKLDTVVNAAGINRRHPAEEFPLDEFRQVIEVNLFGTYYVCREAFSLLRESDNPSIINIGSLTVEEVTMPNISAYAASKGGVASLTKALAKEWGRYGIRVNVIAPGWYRTKMTEAVFSDPEKLDYMLKRIPLGRTGVPEDLKGVAVFLASEEAKYVTGQIIFVDGGWTAN; from the coding sequence GTGTTCGATCTCAGGGGGAGGGTTGCCCTCGTAACCGGTGGCTCTCGTGGGCTGGGTTTTGGAATCGCTCAGGGGCTGGCAGAGGCCGGATGTTCAGTGGTCGTTGCAAGCAGAAATCTGGAGGAAGCATCAGAAGCGGCTCAAAAGTTGACAGAAAAATACGGTGTTGAAACGATGGCTTTCCGATGCGATGTTTCAAACTATGAGGAAGTGAAAAAACTTTTGGAAGCAGTGAAAGAGAAATTTGGAAAGCTCGATACGGTGGTCAACGCTGCGGGGATAAACAGAAGACATCCAGCGGAAGAATTTCCTCTCGATGAGTTCAGACAGGTGATAGAGGTGAACCTTTTTGGAACTTACTACGTGTGTAGGGAGGCCTTTTCACTCCTGAGAGAATCCGATAACCCCTCTATCATAAACATAGGATCTCTCACCGTTGAAGAAGTCACCATGCCCAACATATCCGCGTACGCTGCTTCGAAAGGGGGCGTAGCTTCTCTCACAAAAGCTCTGGCGAAGGAGTGGGGAAGGTACGGCATAAGGGTGAATGTGATAGCGCCGGGCTGGTACAGAACCAAGATGACAGAGGCTGTATTCAGCGATCCAGAAAAACTGGACTACATGCTCAAGAGGATACCCCTTGGCAGAACGGGTGTACCAGAGGATTTGAAGGGTGTGGCAGTCTTCCTTGCTTCCGAAGAGGCGAAGTACGTGACTGGACAGATCATCTTCGTGGACGGTGGATGGACCGCAAATTGA
- the purE gene encoding 5-(carboxyamino)imidazole ribonucleotide mutase encodes MPRVGIIMGSDSDLPVMKQAAEILEEFGIDYEITIVSAHRTPDRMFEYAKSAEERGIEVIIAGAGGAAHLPGMVASITHLPVIGVPVKTSTLNGLDSLLSIVQMPGGVPVATVAINNAKNAGILAASILGIKYPEIAKKVKEYKEKMKQEVLEKAKKLEEMGYREYLEQKG; translated from the coding sequence GTGCCAAGGGTAGGAATCATCATGGGAAGTGACTCCGATCTTCCTGTAATGAAGCAGGCAGCTGAAATTTTGGAAGAATTCGGAATAGATTACGAGATTACGATCGTTTCTGCCCACAGAACACCGGATCGCATGTTCGAGTACGCAAAGAGTGCCGAAGAGCGGGGTATAGAGGTCATCATCGCAGGAGCAGGGGGAGCAGCGCACCTTCCCGGAATGGTGGCAAGTATCACACATCTTCCCGTTATCGGTGTTCCTGTGAAGACCTCCACACTGAACGGTCTTGACTCTCTTTTATCCATCGTTCAAATGCCGGGGGGAGTTCCCGTTGCCACCGTCGCCATAAACAACGCAAAGAACGCGGGAATACTCGCAGCGTCCATTCTGGGGATCAAGTATCCGGAGATCGCAAAGAAGGTGAAAGAGTACAAGGAGAAAATGAAACAGGAAGTTCTGGAAAAGGCAAAAAAACTTGAAGAGATGGGATACAGGGAGTATCTGGAACAGAAGGGTTAA
- the purK gene encoding 5-(carboxyamino)imidazole ribonucleotide synthase, producing MKKIGIIGGGQLGKMMTLEAKKMGFYVTVLDPTPGSPAGQVADEQIAAGFFDSEKIEELVKNSDVTTYDLEHIDVQTLKRLYDEGYRIHPSPHILEIIQDKLIQKEFLRKKGIPVPRYKLVRDLENDVRDFGFPVVQKARKGGYDGRGVFIIKNEKDLENALSGETYLEEFVEIEKELAVMVARNEKGEIACYPVVEMYFDEDANICDVVIAPARIEEKETKIARDIAVSVVEVLEGVGIFGIEMFLTKQGEILVNEIAPRPHNSGHYTIEACVTSQFEQHIRAIMNLPLGSTKLLIPAVMVNLLGEEGHYGKPALVGLEEALAIEGLSLHFYGKKETRPYRKMGHFTVVDRDVERALEKALRAKKILKVVSEEGAMCQG from the coding sequence GTGAAAAAGATCGGCATCATTGGCGGTGGCCAACTCGGAAAGATGATGACCCTGGAAGCAAAGAAGATGGGGTTTTATGTGACCGTGCTCGATCCCACTCCGGGGAGCCCCGCTGGACAGGTTGCGGACGAGCAGATAGCCGCAGGATTTTTCGACTCAGAGAAGATAGAAGAACTGGTGAAAAATTCGGACGTCACCACCTACGATCTTGAACACATAGACGTTCAAACATTGAAAAGACTCTACGATGAAGGCTACAGGATACACCCTTCTCCACACATTCTGGAGATCATCCAGGACAAACTCATCCAGAAGGAGTTTCTGAGGAAAAAAGGTATTCCCGTTCCCAGATACAAACTGGTGAGGGATTTAGAAAACGACGTTAGGGACTTTGGTTTTCCTGTTGTTCAAAAGGCGAGAAAAGGAGGATACGACGGCAGAGGTGTGTTCATCATAAAAAACGAAAAAGATCTCGAAAACGCCCTGAGTGGTGAGACCTACCTCGAGGAATTCGTTGAGATAGAAAAGGAACTCGCTGTCATGGTGGCAAGAAACGAAAAGGGAGAGATTGCGTGCTATCCTGTGGTGGAGATGTACTTCGATGAAGATGCGAACATATGCGATGTGGTGATAGCACCCGCCAGAATAGAAGAGAAAGAGACAAAGATCGCAAGAGATATCGCTGTGAGTGTCGTGGAAGTCCTTGAAGGTGTTGGAATCTTTGGCATCGAGATGTTCCTCACAAAACAGGGTGAGATCCTCGTCAACGAGATCGCACCACGCCCGCACAACTCCGGCCATTACACCATAGAAGCGTGTGTAACAAGCCAGTTCGAGCAGCACATAAGGGCCATCATGAACCTGCCGCTTGGCTCGACAAAACTTCTCATCCCCGCCGTGATGGTGAACCTGCTCGGTGAAGAAGGACATTACGGAAAACCTGCTCTTGTGGGTCTGGAAGAGGCTCTGGCCATAGAAGGTCTTTCGCTTCATTTCTATGGAAAAAAAGAAACCAGACCGTACAGAAAAATGGGACATTTCACGGTGGTGGACAGAGACGTTGAAAGAGCGCTCGAAAAAGCGCTCAGAGCGAAGAAAATACTGAAAGTCGTCTCGGAGGAGGGAGCGATGTGCCAAGGGTAG
- a CDS encoding gluconokinase: MIAAIDIGTESARLMFKSNGEWKVLKKSYRIFFPSPEAVEQDPEEILSAVYYLLKQIPKEGDVLYVGMSSVFHSVVGLDEDFNPVTPLLNWVDRRSYREKEELEKKYGTRFFYERTACPLHPMYWPSKILWMKKNSDSKKFCSIKAFIVNKLTGEFVEELSLASGTGMMNIHSLEWDDEILGIVGVKKENLPELKSPYAQLKAKEEVAKELGFREVYLVLGGGDGVMTNVGLNAMDPNSATVTIGTSGAFRVVLDRPVIDREGISTWCYLIDEKNYVLGGAINNGGIVLMWLKDVMKFDSYDEIIEEAKKSSIGANGLVFLPFLNGERAPHWRERYRGVLVGLASSHRRSDIARAALEGICFRIKDIYNAVKKVGNVDPVRIVATGGFTSSPYWVQLLADVLGKDITVTNVENPSAFGAYVMALKSLGESVEEFLEKEVHVEQVFRCDPERNEKYEQLYDDYRFLYEKLVDYFYRE; this comes from the coding sequence ATGATAGCGGCCATAGACATTGGAACAGAAAGCGCTCGTCTCATGTTCAAAAGTAACGGTGAGTGGAAGGTTCTGAAGAAGTCCTACAGGATCTTTTTCCCATCTCCAGAGGCAGTGGAGCAGGACCCAGAAGAGATCTTGTCGGCCGTTTACTACCTCTTGAAGCAGATTCCAAAGGAAGGAGACGTTCTCTACGTTGGAATGAGTTCTGTTTTTCACAGTGTGGTTGGGCTCGATGAAGATTTCAATCCGGTAACACCCCTTCTCAACTGGGTGGACAGAAGGTCCTATCGTGAAAAGGAAGAACTCGAAAAGAAATACGGAACCAGGTTCTTCTACGAAAGAACGGCCTGCCCGCTTCATCCGATGTACTGGCCTTCGAAGATTCTCTGGATGAAGAAGAACTCAGATTCAAAGAAGTTCTGTTCGATAAAAGCCTTCATAGTCAACAAACTGACAGGAGAGTTCGTAGAGGAGCTTTCCCTTGCATCTGGAACCGGTATGATGAACATACATTCCCTTGAGTGGGACGATGAGATCCTCGGGATCGTGGGAGTGAAGAAAGAAAACCTGCCAGAACTCAAGTCACCTTACGCTCAGTTGAAAGCGAAAGAAGAAGTAGCGAAAGAACTTGGTTTCAGAGAGGTCTATCTGGTCCTCGGCGGTGGAGACGGGGTGATGACAAACGTTGGACTGAACGCTATGGATCCGAATTCTGCCACCGTAACGATCGGAACAAGTGGTGCGTTTCGTGTGGTTCTGGACAGACCCGTGATAGATCGGGAAGGTATCTCCACATGGTGCTATCTGATCGATGAGAAAAACTACGTTCTTGGTGGTGCGATAAACAACGGTGGAATCGTGCTGATGTGGCTGAAAGATGTTATGAAGTTCGACAGTTACGACGAGATCATAGAGGAGGCAAAGAAGTCTTCAATCGGGGCAAACGGTCTTGTTTTCCTTCCCTTCCTAAACGGTGAAAGGGCACCTCACTGGAGAGAAAGGTACAGGGGTGTTCTGGTGGGACTTGCTTCATCTCACAGAAGAAGCGATATCGCCAGGGCGGCGCTTGAAGGAATCTGTTTCAGAATAAAAGACATATACAACGCGGTAAAAAAAGTGGGGAATGTGGATCCTGTTCGGATCGTTGCAACGGGAGGCTTCACCAGTTCGCCTTACTGGGTTCAGCTCCTTGCGGATGTTCTGGGAAAAGATATCACGGTCACAAACGTGGAGAATCCTTCCGCCTTCGGTGCCTACGTGATGGCCCTGAAATCTCTAGGAGAGAGCGTAGAAGAATTCCTTGAAAAGGAAGTCCATGTGGAGCAGGTTTTTCGCTGCGATCCTGAAAGAAACGAAAAATACGAACAACTCTACGATGATTACAGATTTCTCTACGAAAAACTGGTGGACTATTTCTACAGGGAGTAA